aatgcCTTGTTACCTTATTtaaagccattctagcgtgtaAGTCCTTCTTAcattacacaataataaaagtcagcacttttaaaaagtaaaaacttttggatacatttttacttcttcCAACCATATATTAAGAGTCAATGTAGATTTTCTTATTGCAATAATATTATcacaatattatgatatcctAATCCTACACTGActcattgtgaaaacaaaactttccaGATGTGTTGTTACTTTGGCCAGGTCATCATCAAAATAGTGAATTAGTAGGTTcatgattttgtccatgttgacattagttgcttcatctatatttattaaaaactaaatgaacaCTTAAACAAATGCATCTTGTTTTCTAGCCCTGGTAATATGATGAACATTAAATGCTCACAGAGGATAAACATCAGCCACTACTGAGACGCCGCACGCCCCCTCTTACCCTGGAGTCCCACTCGTTGAGGGTCTTGACGTTAATGAAAGACACTTCTCCGTTGGCGCCGGTCATCACTCCATCGTGCTCACAGCGGACTATCAGATCAATGTCTTCCCCGAGCTTCCAGTGACGGTACCTAAAGAACAAACACTGGCTGTCAGCCTGCGAGGAAGCCGTTTTTACATCTAATGACACAAATGTCCGATAGAGTATGTTATTTACCTTGTGCTcataggatttaaaaaaatatataatattccaCACACAAGTCGTTCCTAAGTACTTTACGCTTTGCAAAGGCCCACCGATGTTTGATTTAACGGCAGTCAGTAAACTAACCAGCAGGGTTCAGGGCCTACCTGTAGGCTACAGATGCCACCTCACTCTTGTCCGTATCCTCCTCCACAAATGGGTTGGGGGCAGGAAACTTGTACCGCTCTCCAccctgaagaaaacaaaaacatgacaaatcCTCATAAAATAGTCaaaaggaaaatatctaatgTGTAACGTGCAACTACAGGTAAACCATGTATACTGGAGGCACTGGTTAGAGCAAAAGGTAGACATTTTTGGTAATGTCTACATGCTTTCCGGTGGAGAGTTGAATGAGAAAATGGAGACCCAGCCAGCGGCTGGTTCTCTTAcattagcttagcacaaagaccgGAAACAGCTAGTCGGGCTAGTGGTAAGGGGTTTAAATTGCGGGCGCTCTCACCATGCGTAAACACTGCTGGCTGAAGTTGTGGTTGATGTATGTGGCCTCCATCGCCAGGTTACGGGGAGAGTTGAAGGAGTTGCCCTCATCCTGCGGCGGCTCGTTGGCGGTCTCGCTCACGGTGAGCAAATCTGACAGGAGGTCACAGATGTTAAAGCAACACAACAAGTTTGATCTACAGCAGTGGATCAGATTCTATAAGACCATCATATGTGTGCAGTGTGGCTGCCCTGCGAGAACCATGGGTCTCCAAAAAGTCAACTGTTCACAGGGTCAGAAAGACAGCCCTGCTTCCAGCTCTGGGACATTCTAACAAATGTAGTGACgttaaaaagagtaaaaaaaagaccaaattaAGACCAATCTAAAATAAGCGGTTGGGTGTCAGTGTCTCTCAAAGCCTCACCAAAGTCAGAGTTGTCTCTCTTGTCAAAGAACAGCTTGTTGCCCACTCTCTGGACGATGATGTCCCAGGAGTTGACTGAGCGTGTGCAGCACATCAAGGTGGCCAAGATGGCGTCAGTGGCAAACACATTACCCTGAGTCTTAGCCAGCTGGAATGagaacacaaaatataaacacgttgcatcaaaacaacaaagccctgactgatggtgtgtgtgtgtgtgtgtcctggatCAGCTCGTGACGATGAAGTCTGTATACCTTGCGGATGACGGGATCGTCAGTGGTAGTGACGGTGTGGAAGATCCTCTTGATGCTTTTCAGCTGCTTCTCATTGCGGGTGGTGATCCGGTCAAAAGCCTTATCGTAGTGCTCCAAGGCACCGCAGCACTCACTGCAGGAAACCAGAGGTCATCCCCTTCCGTTCTTATAAAGATAAATGACTGGGGACAAAGAGCAGGCGAGTTTCACTTACATGTCAGTGGGGTCAGCTACCTCCATGTATCTCATCTTCATCAGTCTGGGGAAGTCCATCTCCTCCTTCACCTCCCAGTCACTCCTAACCTCAACGGAGGAGTCTCGGGGTTTCAGCTGGGCCTTGAAGTACATGGACATGGAGAAAGAATAGGGGTGtatggagggagagaagggttgtatggagggagagaagggttgtatggagggagagaagggttgtatggagggagagaagggtTGTATAGAAAGAAAGAGGGTTGTATaggaaaaacaaatgttaacacCCATGCTACCAACAGAAGAATTATCCTACTACAAGACTACAAAGATAATGTCTTTAATCATAAAATACACACTTTTGAAACCACTATTCCaaattttaaaatcctgaaaTTAGAAACAACTTCTCGAATTACAAACATTATTGAACAGTCTTTGCTTCATTTTATTAACAATTAATTAACAGTATTTAATGTATATagtatagaaataaaaatgtcaaaaaacagtgaaaaatgcCCATTATTATTTCCCACAGTCTTATTTGTCTGGCCAACGGTATTCAATAGAAAACGAGGAAATCTGCACACTTGAGAAGCTGCCAATCTTTATTTCTGATTGAAAACGAGGAATCGTTCTTGACGACTACTAGTTGTAGCTCTAATCCAGCGATAAAACCGAAAAAGCGATCAATACCTGGGATTTCTGGTCCCACTTCTGACGGACCCCAAACTGCTTCTGGAACTTCTTCTGCAGACGCATACGATCCCTGGACAGACAACAAGCACATGTGATCTCCCAGTGGGAAACATTTGACAGGACATCAGCTAATAAGCAGCACATCTCTCACCTCTCCTTCTGCTTGGCGCTCTTAGGGAGCGTCTGCATGTTGAACTGAGTCAGGTTCCTACGATCTTTATCCCTGCGCAGATTCCTCTGTTGAAACAAACGGGCATTTATGGGACTACttcaaatataatataaaacaagTACATGTTGAATCAACAGGGtgacactctgtgtgtgtgtgtgtgcagcctgCTGTACCTGAGCAAACCTCATGCGGTTCCTCTGGTAGGCCGTCTTCTGTGTCTTGGCCGTGTCCACCAGCTGGAAGCTCGTCTCGTCCTCCTCGTGAAAGTAGGCGTACTGACTACCTCCTCCGAACTGAGAGGAATACTTATCtggagacaaaataaaacacagatttCCATAAGAAATTACAACCTAAAACTAGTTCATAATTACTAGTGTTGTTTGACAGATTCCCAcaaacagtgggggggggggNNNNNNNNNNGTAAGCAGGTGCGTTTCCATTTGTGGTTTAAAAACTTTGAATTAGATGTTTGTCCAGTTAGAGAATGAATGTGTCCAGACTAGGTATGGGTCTGGAGACTCGGTTCTAATAAGGACCTGGTTCCAAATTTCTCAAAACCCGAAAATCAACACAATCCGTGCGTATCGATGCTGCTATGGAGACTAGTGGACGATATAATGCCATGTCTCCAGAGACGAGTCATGtcatttaaatcaaaaacaaacagccACAGATTCAATAATAGTTCTGTTAACAGTGCAGTAggtaaaactaactttctgtcatctTTACTAAAACTGCCCCCATGTTGGAGTGGAACTACATGAGGTGagcaggtaattaaaaaaaaatatatatatagataagtTTCCCCCTGCTCTATTCTGCACACCTCtccttgtgggggggggggggggggggNNNNNNNNNNAGGAGACCgctttgggctttagcagaaaggggggagggactgagaagttgtcgatgttcaatttttttggctaagtcctggatcttcacagtCCTACCTACGGcacctttaagaaaaaaacgtgTCGCCTCTTTCCCACCAAATAGAAAAGTATCGACAATGGTATCGATAAAGACTCAGATCTTTAAGCAGTCTCAAAAATGGTccaaatatcaataaaaatatgaacatgCCCCATCCCTAGTCCAGACATTTCAATCCATCTGTATTACTACACATACACTGGAGTTAAAAGATACTAAACACTATTTAAGGCGGTGATTGCGTGTGGACAGCGGTCTGTCTTACTTGTGTATCTCTTGTCTTGATAAGTCGCTCCAGTCCAGTCTGCAACCTGACGAGAGAACAAACAACGTGAGGAAAACTGAAGGCAGTGGGGTTCCTGTAGTAGGAAATGTattcattattaaaaacaaacctttcccaggcggtctccttTGCTGAAAGGCTGGTAGGGCATGTCTTTGAACTTCTCCGGGACCGCACAGGGACCCCATCCGGACGGATTGTCCTGGATCACAGGGGCGTTGAACTTCGCCATGACCTGaagtcagagagaaaaagactcTTCTGTAACTCACCTAAAAGGATGTcaagattacaaaaaaagtgCACAATGCAATGGTCTAAACATGCAGAGGGTCTCAGGCAGTGAGCAGCACTGATTTCTCCagcaatgcactgaaataaataggCACTGATCAGCTTGCGCAGTGGGCTAGTCATCATCGACCCATCAACAACTCCAACAGCAAGTCGGAACAAGTACAACTCCACAACAAAATGACAACTCATAAACCTGGGATCTCGAGCTGCAACTAACATCATATTTCATAGTTTAAGCTGCTGGTTCATTCACcatcattacattttaaagccTCAAATAACACTAAGACTAACACACATATGGGAGCTTAATGGAAGTAATAAAACTTCATTGACACatgcctgaattacacacatgctcaggacctaaaCACACTAATGGAgacatgtcagagtgaggggccCCGAACAGTTGgaggttcagtgccttgctcaagaacaccttggcagtgcccaggagatgaACTGATACCTCTCCAGCTACTAGTCCACCCTCAGTACTtcggtccgtacggggacttgaaccggcgaccctccggttcctaacccaactccctaAGGTACTGAGCTCCTGCCAGTGCCACCACACCCAACCCAACAGTTAGCTACATTTAAGATTTACGAGaatacatttattaaagttAGCTTGCTGCGTCTGTAATTTAATAAGCGTGGCGGTCGATCGATTACTACAAAGCCACTACTTGTTATATTTGTACGTTTGTAAAAGTCTTTACTCGATCAGCGGCACTAGCTGACATCTGGCAccactagctagctaatgttagctaccaTGATCTTTATGGTAACTACTTGTAACTTACGATCACATGCTAACAGAAGGAGCTGATCTCGGCTGGGGCGTATAACTGAATTACCGGAACCATGTCACacataatattaaaacaaagaaggCGCTCCGAGCTTTCTTCTGGATAGAGGAATTTCCTTTCCTGGGCTCTCTGGCTCGTTTAGCTAaagggtgctaacgctagccatCTTGCCAGGTGGCCGCGCtagcatgctaagctaagttggGTGGCAGGTCAGAAACACGAACTAAAGGCTCGCTAAGATCTAACTTCAAACACCACTGAAAACGGTGGTTATTTATACGCCTGTACATATTGAACTGTAATATTACCGTGAAGTATGTGACACCCTGTATGCACTTTTAATCCAACCGGTCCTCAAAAGGTACAATTCCCCGACGAAGTGCCGGTGTGAAAGGAAGTAGAAAGCTGACGCAGAGCGGAAACGGATTCATGCAGTGTTACAATTGCCCTATACTGCCCTCAGCTGGCCAAAGTACGAAACTACAACTCcgtaaatgtgttttattttcacgATTTTAACCGGAAGTACTGTACTACACATTTATGTCTAACTTGATTAGTGGCGTGCAGCTGTAATTACACAACATGGCCACAAGGGGGCAGTATTATGCACATTTTGTCGATCTAAATAGCTCGAAAACAGACCATGGCAGCTTGACACAACTGTTATCACGTAAAACCACTCAGTTTTACCaatactgatgtttttttcttttcgtaATACTAATAATGACTTGTATACATTGATATGAAcaacaataatataattaaataaacaccATAGACATAACACTGGTAATGTAGTGTTGCAGTTCCTCACTGTGAGCACCGGAGGGCGATGAACACAAATGATTCTCTACACACTCGCGTCCTCTCCACCGACATCAAGTCAGACACAATACCATACTAACATGAACACTTCCGTTGAATtctttccaaaataaaacacgTGAATGATAATTACTAATATAAGGAATGCTTTATTAAGATGAATTTCACATTGTCATTCTCATGTTCATCGCAAACCTCATGCcaattttaaataactttacacCAATCTGTGACCTACATTTTTATACACTGACACAGCTACTTACACACTTTGATAAACACTTAAGTAATCTATTTTTATACTTATATTACATTGGCCTATATATATCATTTCTAAAGCTTTGACTTATTCATAATTTTTCCCTCTGCTAAAAACtctaattattatttatgtattccaCACAAGTAGTTTTGCACAGCCTAAAGAGTTTGTTTTCAAAGTAAGATTATCATTTGAATGAAACCCTTaagacaaaactacaaaaaaactacTGCACATTGTTAAAAATGTGCATACAACCAGCACAGCATTGttctttcacaaaaataaaggcctgtAAAAATGGTGGAGGAATAAGGTAGACTACGTTCCTGTTTAATCCATTACCTTGCTTCGTACAGTATACATTATTTGGAGTTTTTCTCCTTGtctcctttctcttcctctccttcataCACAGGAAGTTGAAATATATATGtcataatatatactgtatgtcatgcAAGCTTTGTTTATGAACAATCAGATccttttaatttgcattttgaatATTATGTTAGACAGGTAATCAGGCAGTAGACCTTCCCATATCCTATACAGACAGACTCCCATTAGTGTCTGTGCAGACATCTCTCTGAGTAATCCTGTTCTTCTCTAGCAGGATAACTGAGCCTCGCTGAGCTCGGATTCTCTGCTGTCACCAGTAAGGCCTCGAGCTTGTCTTATAAACTAATCTCTGGATCTAATTAAGATGTCGTTCATGCGCTTCAAAAGGTCGAGACATCTGATTAATAAAGATGCCTGTCTGTGTGATGGATGTGCAGAAATTTCACAGGGCTTTGGTTGAACGAGGCTGCCTTCTTTGCACATCTGGTCTTTTAAGCATTTGCATTCATCCACACATCATTTCTCTTCAACCTTAACAAACCACTGATCGTAACTGCATATTAACGGCTGTAATCGCTGTGTGAGTTCTgccatttgaattttttttttcttcccatgtTGCATTATTACCTGGCAGCTGCATTGTGACTCATTTCAAACACACCCACATGTTTTCCTTCAGGGCTCTTTGGAGCTGATGGCAGATGGTAAACGCAGCGTGTGCAGAAGTCTGATTCATtatgtatctgaatctctttttttgCGCCCTCTCATTGACTGGTTACATGTAAACAATAACGAGATTAGCAGAGGTAAGGTTTTGATGTGGTCTACTGGTAGcggccaccatgaggttgaccaTTTGTAGCTTGGACTGAAAGATCTCAACATCTAGGCTGCTGGATGGATCATCATCTGAAAGATCTCAACATCTAGGCTGCTGGATGGATCATCATCTGAAAGATCTCAACATCTAGGCTGCTGGATGGATCATCATCTGAAAGATCTCAACATCTAGGCTGCTGGATGGATCATCATCTGAAAGATCTCAACATCTAGGCTGCTGGATGGATCATCATCTGAAAGATCTCAACATCTAGGCTGCTGGATGGATCATCATCTGAAAGATCTCAACATCTAGGCTGCTGGATGGATCATCATCTGAAAGATCTCAACATCTAGGCTGCTGGATGGATCATCGTGGAATATGCTACAGATGTTCATGGTTCCCGCTCCAAGAAATGtcataactttggtgatcctctgaaaTGTGCAGTATGATCAAACGTGCATGAACTAATAACACTTAAAATACTGATTACATCACCATGAGCCTCAACTCCAGGCTACTTTGTGTTGACTGTGAATAAGTAAAAGTTAACATGTTGTGCAAATATTAGCATGTTTGATGTTAGCATTTGGCACTGCTGAAGATTCTCAGTCTTGGTATTTTATTATATTCCTCCAACCGGTTCCTGTTACTTTGTAGCTCACAAGTTTACTTGCAAATACGG
The nucleotide sequence above comes from Etheostoma spectabile isolate EspeVRDwgs_2016 chromosome 15, UIUC_Espe_1.0, whole genome shotgun sequence. Encoded proteins:
- the LOC116702694 gene encoding eukaryotic translation initiation factor 3 subunit D isoform X1; the encoded protein is MAKFNAPVIQDNPSGWGPCAVPEKFKDMPYQPFSKGDRLGKVADWTGATYQDKRYTNKYSSQFGGGSQYAYFHEEDETSFQLVDTAKTQKTAYQRNRMRFAQRNLRRDKDRRNLTQFNMQTLPKSAKQKERDRMRLQKKFQKQFGVRQKWDQKSQAQLKPRDSSVEVRSDWEVKEEMDFPRLMKMRYMEVADPTDIECCGALEHYDKAFDRITTRNEKQLKSIKRIFHTVTTTDDPVIRKLAKTQGNVFATDAILATLMCCTRSVNSWDIIVQRVGNKLFFDKRDNSDFDLLTVSETANEPPQDEGNSFNSPRNLAMEATYINHNFSQQCLRMGGERYKFPAPNPFVEEDTDKSEVASVAYRYRHWKLGEDIDLIVRCEHDGVMTGANGEVSFINVKTLNEWDSRHCNGVDWRQKLDSQRGAVLATELKNNSYKLARWTCCAMLAGSEYLKLGYVSRYHAKDSARHVILGTQQFKPNEFASQINLSMENAWGILRCVIDICRKLDEGKYLILKDPNKQVIRVYSLPDGTFSSDEEEEEEEDEEEEEEEDEEN
- the LOC116702694 gene encoding eukaryotic translation initiation factor 3 subunit D isoform X2 yields the protein MAKFNAPVIQDNPSGWGPCAVPEKFKDMPYQPFSKGDRLGKVADWTGATYQDKRYTNKYSSQFGGGSQYAYFHEEDETSFQLVDTAKTQKTAYQRNRMRFAQRNLRRDKDRRNLTQFNMQTLPKSAKQKERDRMRLQKKFQKQFGVRQKWDQKSQLKPRDSSVEVRSDWEVKEEMDFPRLMKMRYMEVADPTDIECCGALEHYDKAFDRITTRNEKQLKSIKRIFHTVTTTDDPVIRKLAKTQGNVFATDAILATLMCCTRSVNSWDIIVQRVGNKLFFDKRDNSDFDLLTVSETANEPPQDEGNSFNSPRNLAMEATYINHNFSQQCLRMGGERYKFPAPNPFVEEDTDKSEVASVAYRYRHWKLGEDIDLIVRCEHDGVMTGANGEVSFINVKTLNEWDSRHCNGVDWRQKLDSQRGAVLATELKNNSYKLARWTCCAMLAGSEYLKLGYVSRYHAKDSARHVILGTQQFKPNEFASQINLSMENAWGILRCVIDICRKLDEGKYLILKDPNKQVIRVYSLPDGTFSSDEEEEEEEDEEEEEEEDEEN